Below is a window of Nitrospira sp. DNA.
GTAGTGATGGTCGAGAATGGCCGTGATCGTTTGGTGATCGAAGAGGCCATGTGTGGAAAGTTGTTTTTCGGATAGCTTTTCCAAAGTGAAGTCTCGTAGTTCCCCTTTCAGCCATTGCTCAGTCGGTCCCACGAAACCTTGTTTTCGATGGCTGATGATTTGACGTGGAAGAAGCTCGCCGACGGCCTTTTTTAGAAGATACTTGCCCCGAAACGGTCTCAGTTTCGTTTCTGGAGGAATCGTCGCTGAGTATTCAATCAAGTTATGGTCAAGAAAGGGAACACGGACTTCGAGCGAGTGATGCATGCTCAAGCGATCGGTACACGTCAGGATATCGTCCGGAAGATAGGTTTTCATGTCGCAGTAGAACACGCGGTTCAGAGGCTCGTCGGCCTGTGAAGAATTAAAGTGTTTCAAGAACTCCTCCTTGGCAGCCTCAACTGCGTCGGTATAGCAACCTCGCGAGGTAGAGAAGAAGGTGTTCTGGTATCGGTCTGGTAACTTGGTGACAAACCCCAGGTATCGTCTATCATCAGGGAGAGCGGCGGAACGGACAAACCGTTTCACATGGCTACTCTTGAAGCCCCCCCATATCCCATCCGATAAGGTTCCCGAGATACGATTTCCGATTGCGCTTCTCAGCCAACCGGGAAATCCGCTGTACAAGTGACTGAGTTGATACCCGACGTATCGAGAATACCCTGCAAAGGCTTCATCTCCCCCGAGCCCTGATAGAGCCACCGTGACGCGTTTACGCGCCAGCTGGTAGACGAAATATGATGGGACGGTAGAATCATCAGCGAAGGGTTCATCAAATGCCTCCACAATCGTGGCCAGCAGACCATCGGCATGAGGGGCAACGACGTGTTCTCTGTGATCAGTGTGGTAGCGCTTTGCAAGTAACGTGGCGTACTGGCGCTCATCTTCATAGGTTTCATCGGCACAGGAAAAGCCAATTGTGAATGTTTTTACAGGATCAGCGCTTAATCCGCTCATGATGGCAACTACGGTGCTGGAATCGATTCCTCCGCTGAGAAACGCTCCAAGTGGAACCTCGCCGACCAATTGTCCACGAATGGAGTTCGTCAGAAGGTCAAGAAACTCTTCAATGCATCTCTTTTCTTTCCGTGCTCGGTTTGGGGCAAATTCAACATCCCAATATTGATGGATGGATAGATGTCCATTCTTAACAAGCGCATAATGTCCGGGCGGCAGCTTATGGATAGACTGGTAAATAGTCCGTGGAGCCGGAATATAGGAAAACATGAAGTAGGCTGCCAAAGCCTGCTGATCAATCGTCCGAAGGATGGATGGTAGAGACAGAAGGGCCTTAATTTCTGACGCAAATGAAAATAGCCGCCCATGCTGTGCGTAATAGAGCGGCTTCTCACCTAGGCGATCTCTTGCTAAAAATAGGGTTTCGGTGCTCCGGTCCCAGATACAAAACGCAAACATGCCGGTTAAACGTTGCAGACACCCTATGCCCCATTCTTCGTACGCATGTAATATCGTTTCTGTATCGCTATTCGTCGCAAAAAGATATCCTCGTGCTTGGAGTTCCGCTTTAATCTTTTGATAGTTATAGATCTCTCCGTTGAAGACGATGCACTTATCCCCTTTTTGATTGACCATGGGTTGGTGTCCGGCATGGATGTCGATGATACTGAGGCGCCTGTGGCCAAGAGCCACTGAACGATCGACATAGAACCCACAATCATCTGGCCCCCGATGGTTCAGACGCTGAGTCATCTTCTCAATGAGCGCCGCGAGCTGTCCTTCGGCAGCCGCGGAACCGTTATAAATTCCTGCTATTCCGCACATTGAATATGACCTTACTCGAACGCCAGGTCATTGGCTGGGAATGTCAACGCATCAGCAGCCGTGCTTAACGTGTGAAACTCACAACCCGAATCTTTCGCGTATCGAAGAAAGTCTTTGATTCCCGTTAAGAATTTCCTTTCATCAGCGGATGTGGAGACAAACGGGGTCAATCCTGCTACGAGCGTAGTCGAATGAAAGGACAGATTCATAATAGGGAGACCGCGCCTCATCATGACCTCTGCCAACCGGATCATACTGACACTGTTACAGAGTTCGGGTGTGAGCCAAATCTTGTTGACAAGGCCCAGCTTGGCCAATATGCCTGGGAGCCTAAGGAACTCGGGGAATGGGCGCTTGGCAAAGTCATATATTTTATGAGATAGATTTGCGTTAGCTTGCAGGTAGCCGATAGATGCAGGAATTTCAATCACATTTACAGGGAAGTCCTCTCCAATGCGATTCCTAACACCGAGCTGAAACGGCAATGGCGAGTATTGTGTGAAGTTTGGACCATGATCTCTTGTCCAATCGAGATATGGCGTGATCGATGTGTCCACCTTATATCCCAGTGCAGCAAGATGCTCCCCCACTGTTACACTGAATCCCCAACGTCCCGCCCTGAACGAATATGGCCGAACCCCAAAAGTCTCCGCAATCATCTTCGTTAGAGCTCGAACTTTATTCAACTGAAGAACGCTTGGAAGATTACACAACCAGCTATTCTTTACGGAGCATATTTCAGTGAACGGAGGCGTATTCCACGGGTGGCAATGCGCCCCAATTTCGCATCGTCCCTTGCGGCGGATATCGTTCAAGATGGATTGCGCTTTTGGATCCGTAGCCACAGGGTAAGTGATGAGATACGTAGGGATTGCTCCGAATTCATCAAAAAGCGCCTGAAGCTCAGGTATTCGTTCGATGTTCTTAAGTGTCGCTCCAAATTGACTGTAGATCCCCCAGTTGTCCTCTTCGGTATCAATCGTAATCACAAGTTTCATAGTCTGGAACACCACAGAGGGGACGGACTCACAGAGGTCGCACCCACTCGCCCTGGAAGCGCTAGTACTTAGGGAGTGATAATATGTTTAACCTGATACCGCTCATCATTAAGCTAAGAGATTCGGGTATTACCCTTAAGGTGGCAGTTTGCAGCGTACTACTTGCCGTGCTGTCGGAATGTCAGGGAGGAACCCTTTCCGGTTCGTCCCGCTTTGCATGCCCTAGGACTTTCTGCTACTTCTGATCACCCACACCATTGCGGTGGTTATCCAGCTCATACCTATCAATGATCTCTCCCTGACGATTGACGAAGCGAAAAATGATCCGCGCATCGCTGGCATCCACTACCATCACGCCAAAATCATCCCTGTAACGAAA
It encodes the following:
- the asnB gene encoding asparagine synthase (glutamine-hydrolyzing) — encoded protein: MCGIAGIYNGSAAAEGQLAALIEKMTQRLNHRGPDDCGFYVDRSVALGHRRLSIIDIHAGHQPMVNQKGDKCIVFNGEIYNYQKIKAELQARGYLFATNSDTETILHAYEEWGIGCLQRLTGMFAFCIWDRSTETLFLARDRLGEKPLYYAQHGRLFSFASEIKALLSLPSILRTIDQQALAAYFMFSYIPAPRTIYQSIHKLPPGHYALVKNGHLSIHQYWDVEFAPNRARKEKRCIEEFLDLLTNSIRGQLVGEVPLGAFLSGGIDSSTVVAIMSGLSADPVKTFTIGFSCADETYEDERQYATLLAKRYHTDHREHVVAPHADGLLATIVEAFDEPFADDSTVPSYFVYQLARKRVTVALSGLGGDEAFAGYSRYVGYQLSHLYSGFPGWLRSAIGNRISGTLSDGIWGGFKSSHVKRFVRSAALPDDRRYLGFVTKLPDRYQNTFFSTSRGCYTDAVEAAKEEFLKHFNSSQADEPLNRVFYCDMKTYLPDDILTCTDRLSMHHSLEVRVPFLDHNLIEYSATIPPETKLRPFRGKYLLKKAVGELLPRQIISHRKQGFVGPTEQWLKGELRDFTLEKLSEKQLSTHGLFDHQTITAILDHHYSGRENNDVLIWSLLIFQSWFERFMS